One region of Juglans regia cultivar Chandler chromosome 4, Walnut 2.0, whole genome shotgun sequence genomic DNA includes:
- the LOC108981463 gene encoding uncharacterized protein LOC108981463: protein MSFLTLFLLLLLLLLLPPTAISSLHDLLQSQGLPPGLFPENVKTYTLDQTGLLEVHLEQPCLAKFETRVFFESIVRANLSFGGLKGLEGLSQEELFLWLPVKDIIVNDPSSGLILFDIGVAHKQLSLSLFEKPPVCKPQDLVLERDGKNKMEFQAQR, encoded by the exons ATGTCTTTCCTCACTCTCTTTCTgttgctcctcctcctcctcctccttcctcccACGGCCATCTCTTCCCTCCACGACCTCCTCCAAAGCCAAGGCCTCCCACCTGGTCTCTTCCCAGAAAACGTCAAAACATACACTCTTGACCAAACTGGTCTTCTGGAGGTGCACCTGGAGCAGCCATGCTTGGCCAAGTTCGAGACCAGAGTGTTCTTTGAAAGCATAGTTCGGGCTAACCTCAGCTTTGGTGGGCTTAAAGGGTTGGAGGGCTTGTCTCAGGAAGAACTCTTTCTATGGCTTCCGGTTAAGGATATCATTGTTAACGATCCATCTTCAGGGCTCATTTTGTTTGATATTGGTGTTGCTCATAAAcagctctccctttctctctttgaAAAACCTCCAGTTTGTAAACCTCAAG ACCTGGTATTGGAGAGGG